Proteins from a single region of Streptosporangiales bacterium:
- a CDS encoding 3-oxoacid CoA-transferase subunit B, with the protein MSLTKDEMAAAVARDIPAGSFVNLGIGQPTLVADHLEPGSEVVLHTENGMLNMGRPAVGDEVDPDLVNAGKIPVTELPGCSYIHHADSFAIMRGGHLDVCVLGAFQVSATGDLANWHTGTPDAIPAVGGAMDLASGARRVFVMMTLLTKDGTPKLVPECTYPLTGVRCVDRVYTDLATFEIRADGVHVLTTYGSTYADLVRLLDVPLLDARRCPD; encoded by the coding sequence ATGAGCCTTACCAAGGACGAGATGGCGGCCGCCGTGGCTCGGGACATCCCGGCGGGGTCGTTCGTGAACCTCGGTATCGGGCAGCCCACCCTGGTCGCGGACCACCTCGAGCCGGGATCCGAGGTCGTGCTGCACACCGAGAACGGCATGCTGAACATGGGCCGCCCCGCCGTCGGAGACGAGGTTGATCCCGACCTGGTCAACGCGGGCAAGATCCCCGTGACGGAGCTGCCCGGCTGCTCCTACATCCATCACGCCGACTCGTTCGCGATCATGCGCGGCGGTCACCTGGATGTGTGCGTCCTGGGGGCCTTCCAGGTCTCCGCGACCGGGGACCTGGCGAACTGGCACACCGGCACCCCGGACGCGATCCCGGCGGTGGGCGGGGCAATGGACCTGGCGAGCGGGGCCCGGCGCGTGTTCGTGATGATGACCCTACTGACGAAGGACGGCACGCCGAAGCTCGTGCCCGAGTGCACCTACCCGCTCACCGGGGTCCGCTGCGTCGACCGCGTCTACACGGACCTCGCCACCTTCGAGATCAGGGCCGACGGGGTCCATGTGCTGACCACGTACGGGTCGACGTACGCCGATCTCGTCCGCCTGCTCGACGTACCGCTGCTCGACGCCAGACGTTGTCCCGACTAA